A single genomic interval of Pseudomonas sp. FeN3W harbors:
- a CDS encoding PAS sensor domain-containing protein, translating into MINAKLLQLVIEASNDGIVVAEQEGDDNILIYANPAFERLTGYAVDDILYRDCRFLQGEDRDQPALQAIRDAIKNNQPCRQIIRNYRKDGTPFWNELSITPVFNEADQLTYFIGIQKNVTAEVEALQRVEALEAEIRELKAQHAQN; encoded by the coding sequence ATGATCAATGCCAAGCTGTTGCAACTGGTTATCGAAGCCTCCAACGATGGGATCGTGGTCGCCGAACAGGAAGGGGATGACAACATCCTGATCTACGCCAATCCGGCGTTCGAGCGCCTGACCGGCTACGCGGTGGACGACATCCTCTACCGCGACTGCCGCTTTCTGCAGGGCGAGGACCGTGACCAGCCGGCCCTGCAGGCCATCCGCGATGCAATCAAGAACAACCAGCCGTGCCGTCAGATCATCCGCAACTACCGCAAGGACGGCACGCCGTTCTGGAACGAGCTTTCCATCACGCCGGTATTCAACGAGGCCGATCAGCTGACCTATTTCATCGGTATCCAGAAGAACGTCACCGCCGAGGTCGAAGCCCTGCAGCGCGTCGAAGCGCTGGAAGCCGAGATTCGCGAACTGAAGGCGCAGCACGCGCAGAACTGA
- the nahK gene encoding hybrid sensor histidine kinase/response regulator NahK/ErcS' codes for MACTSTRPSPVSPLADPEAGQVAELLARQAELERENLKLKRINAALIERVESSGAGRDASYAAFQHSVELAEQVRERTDALNQAMAELKGSNQLLSDARLRAETAHQHLVDAIESISDAFVLFDRDQRIVLFNRRFKSLWTRTRARINAGTRLAEVRRLAESTGLIVEEHRGKGDEPTVYRLNNGRWVQVSERPTREGGLVILYTDITEVKVSETMRREQALAQKSRLLQRAVDNLSQGVAMVSAEGALELWNRRFLELCGLAPIEAHRPFEEVMADSELTLLTPNSRDARGRPIRELEQRLFDGRVLEIRTHALPTGGFVNTFTDITERYRHAEALRESERWIRLITDHVPALIAYVSADLTYEFTNKVYEEWYRWPSDGMLGQSLREVHSGEHWRQLETYIDRALSGESVSFEMAERNHAGQQRYMLRSYVPNRQANGEVAGIFVLIQDITDRRRTAEALHQAYQNLEQRVRERTAELTSLNDQLLREIDERSHVEARLREAKREAEVANLSKTKFLAAVSHDLLQPLNAARLFTSALLEQPGTPNGGLIRNISNSLEDVENLLGTLVDISKLDAGVIKPDIAPFAVSELLENLAMEFRQIAGAEQLQLDFISCSALVRSDIQLLARILRNLLTNAIRYTPKGRVLLGCRRHRQSLSIEVWDTGVGIASDKLEEIFQEFKRGEGVRPNQDRGLGLGLAIVEKIARMLGHRIRVSSQPGRGSCFAIDVPLAKRAPKARPEPSTTELVLQRLQGARVWVLDNDTAICAGMRTLLEGWGCKVITALSEEDLARQVDNFHAEADLMIADYHLDNGHTGIDVVATVNARRASPLPALMITANYSNELKQQVRELGHMLMHKPVRPMKLKTAMCHMLEHGTAG; via the coding sequence ATGGCATGCACATCAACCAGACCTTCACCGGTGTCGCCATTGGCCGACCCGGAGGCCGGGCAGGTCGCTGAGCTGCTGGCGCGCCAGGCCGAACTCGAGCGCGAAAACCTCAAGCTCAAGCGCATCAACGCCGCGCTGATCGAACGCGTGGAATCCAGCGGTGCCGGCCGCGACGCCTCCTACGCCGCTTTCCAGCACTCGGTGGAACTGGCCGAGCAGGTTCGCGAACGCACTGATGCCTTGAATCAGGCGATGGCCGAACTCAAAGGTAGCAACCAGCTGCTCAGCGATGCGCGGTTGCGCGCGGAAACGGCGCATCAGCACTTGGTCGACGCCATCGAAAGCATCTCCGACGCCTTCGTGCTGTTCGACCGCGACCAGCGCATCGTCCTGTTCAACCGCCGCTTCAAGTCGCTATGGACGCGCACGCGCGCACGCATCAACGCCGGCACGCGGCTGGCAGAAGTGCGGCGGCTGGCGGAAAGCACCGGGCTGATCGTCGAGGAACACCGCGGCAAGGGCGATGAGCCCACGGTGTATCGACTGAACAACGGCCGTTGGGTGCAGGTCAGCGAGCGACCGACCCGTGAAGGCGGGCTGGTGATTCTCTACACCGACATCACCGAGGTGAAAGTCAGCGAAACCATGCGCCGCGAACAGGCATTGGCGCAAAAGTCCCGACTGCTGCAGCGTGCGGTGGACAACCTGTCCCAGGGCGTGGCGATGGTCAGCGCCGAGGGTGCGCTGGAGTTGTGGAACCGGCGTTTTCTCGAACTCTGCGGACTGGCGCCGATCGAGGCGCATCGACCGTTCGAGGAGGTCATGGCCGACAGCGAGCTGACCCTGCTCACGCCCAACAGCCGCGATGCCCGCGGCCGGCCGATTCGTGAGTTGGAGCAGCGCCTGTTCGACGGCCGCGTGCTGGAAATTCGCACCCATGCGCTGCCTACTGGCGGCTTCGTCAATACGTTCACCGATATCACCGAGCGCTACCGCCATGCCGAGGCGCTGCGCGAGAGCGAGCGCTGGATTCGCCTGATCACCGACCACGTGCCGGCGCTGATCGCCTATGTCTCGGCCGATCTCACCTACGAGTTCACCAACAAGGTCTACGAGGAATGGTATCGCTGGCCCAGCGACGGCATGCTTGGCCAGTCGTTGCGCGAAGTGCACAGCGGCGAGCATTGGCGGCAACTGGAGACCTACATCGATCGTGCACTGTCGGGCGAGAGCGTCAGCTTCGAGATGGCCGAGCGCAACCATGCCGGCCAACAGCGCTACATGCTGCGCTCCTATGTGCCGAACCGACAGGCCAATGGCGAAGTGGCCGGCATTTTCGTGCTGATCCAGGACATCACCGATCGCCGCCGTACCGCCGAGGCGCTGCACCAGGCCTATCAGAATCTCGAACAGCGCGTGCGTGAGCGCACCGCCGAGCTGACCAGCCTCAACGATCAGCTGCTGCGTGAGATCGACGAGCGCAGCCATGTCGAGGCGCGTTTGCGTGAAGCCAAACGCGAGGCGGAAGTGGCCAACCTGTCCAAGACCAAATTTCTCGCTGCGGTCAGTCATGACCTGCTGCAGCCGCTCAACGCCGCGCGGCTGTTCACCAGTGCCTTGCTCGAACAACCGGGTACGCCCAACGGTGGGCTGATCCGCAACATCAGCAATTCGCTGGAAGATGTGGAAAACCTGCTCGGCACCTTGGTCGATATTTCCAAGCTGGATGCCGGCGTGATCAAGCCGGATATTGCCCCGTTCGCCGTCAGTGAGCTGCTGGAAAACCTGGCCATGGAGTTCCGCCAGATCGCCGGGGCCGAACAGTTGCAGCTGGACTTCATTTCTTGTTCGGCACTGGTACGCAGCGATATCCAGCTGCTGGCACGCATCCTGCGCAATCTGCTGACCAACGCGATTCGCTACACACCCAAAGGACGCGTACTGCTGGGCTGTCGCCGCCATCGACAGAGCCTGTCCATCGAAGTCTGGGATACCGGCGTCGGCATCGCCTCGGACAAGCTCGAGGAAATCTTTCAGGAGTTCAAGCGCGGCGAGGGCGTGCGTCCCAACCAGGATCGCGGCCTCGGTCTGGGTTTGGCCATCGTCGAGAAGATCGCGCGCATGCTGGGCCATCGCATCCGGGTCAGCTCACAGCCGGGGCGCGGCTCGTGTTTCGCCATCGACGTGCCGCTGGCCAAGCGCGCACCCAAGGCGCGGCCTGAGCCAAGCACAACGGAGCTGGTGCTGCAGCGGTTGCAGGGTGCGCGGGTCTGGGTGCTGGATAACGACACGGCGATCTGTGCCGGCATGCGCACGCTGCTGGAAGGTTGGGGCTGCAAGGTGATCACGGCGCTGTCCGAGGAGGACCTGGCGCGGCAGGTAGACAACTTCCATGCCGAGGCCGACCTGATGATCGCCGACTACCACCTGGACAATGGCCACACCGGCATCGATGTCGTCGCCACCGTCAACGCACGCCGCGCCAGCCCACTACCGGCGCTGATGATCACGGCCAACTACAGCAACGAACTCAAGCAGCAGGTGCGCGAACTGGGCCATATGCTGATGCACAAGCCAGTGCGACCGATGAAGCTGAAGACCGCCATGTGCCATATGCTCGAGCATGGTACGGCTGGATAA
- a CDS encoding MerR family transcriptional regulator — protein sequence MNDSSGASNLASSAFEQQDLFPIREVSRLTGVNPVTLRAWERRYGLIRPTRTESGHRLYSMADVEAVRSILSWTERGVAVSKVGSILARSAATREAEEPIATPSGEWNEWQGQLRDAVNGFDEVRLEQLYGQIFSTYPLAVVFQDVLLPVWQELLLRQDEFGGTSEWLFLDAFIRARVLQRLQLARMPAGERILLAAMPGQCRELELLVAGLMLSGDSLAVSVLPIGQPLEELALVCDKMKPQGLVLYSNVPHGETQLRQLNKLSLALDCPLALAGEAAELGREALAGTPIACLGSSGKLMQRRLRQFLAGQLDT from the coding sequence ATGAACGATTCTTCCGGCGCTTCGAACCTGGCCTCGAGCGCCTTCGAGCAGCAGGATCTATTCCCTATCCGTGAAGTTTCCCGCCTGACCGGGGTCAACCCGGTGACCCTGCGGGCATGGGAGCGCCGCTATGGTCTGATCCGGCCGACGCGGACCGAGAGCGGTCATCGCCTGTACTCGATGGCCGACGTGGAGGCGGTTCGCAGCATTCTTTCCTGGACCGAGCGCGGCGTGGCGGTAAGCAAGGTAGGCAGCATCCTGGCGCGCAGCGCAGCGACCCGCGAGGCAGAGGAACCGATCGCAACGCCAAGTGGCGAGTGGAACGAGTGGCAGGGGCAACTGCGTGATGCGGTCAACGGCTTCGACGAAGTGCGCCTGGAGCAACTCTACGGCCAGATCTTCTCCACCTATCCGCTGGCGGTGGTTTTTCAGGATGTCCTGCTGCCGGTGTGGCAGGAACTGCTGCTGCGCCAGGATGAATTCGGCGGCACCAGCGAGTGGCTGTTTCTCGATGCCTTTATCCGCGCCCGGGTGCTCCAGCGATTGCAGCTAGCCCGGATGCCGGCTGGTGAGCGCATACTGCTCGCCGCGATGCCGGGGCAGTGCCGCGAACTTGAATTGCTCGTGGCAGGCCTGATGCTCAGTGGCGACAGCCTGGCCGTCAGTGTGTTGCCGATCGGGCAGCCGCTGGAAGAACTCGCGCTGGTCTGCGACAAGATGAAGCCGCAGGGGCTGGTGCTGTATTCCAATGTTCCGCATGGCGAGACGCAGTTGCGTCAGCTCAACAAGCTGTCCCTCGCGCTCGATTGCCCCCTGGCCCTGGCCGGCGAGGCGGCGGAGCTGGGCCGTGAAGCGCTGGCGGGTACCCCGATCGCCTGCCTCGGCAGTTCCGGCAAGCTGATGCAGCGCCGTCTGCGCCAGTTCCTGGCTGGTCAGCTGGATACCTGA
- the pqqF gene encoding pyrroloquinoline quinone biosynthesis protein PqqF, protein MTPDSVPPAVLPQWHVLPNGLRLGFIQLPAGNQAAALVRVNAGAHDAPGEYPGLAHFLEHLLFLGSLAYAPTQSLMPFVQGCAGQLNASTRERHTDFFFQVPGAAFGEALKRLLDMLARPLLDPAAQLREREVLQAEFLARGRDRETLCDAAIGTALSCAHPFSAFHAGNRETLPVEAPEFQKALTGYHQRFYRTGQMELLVAASGSLEQVLELLQSDECQLSVAPNVARPIQPLHADDGATLRLSVDGARPYLDIAFALDGLPNEACVALDVLGSCLSSQADGSLFQALSDAHWCDAVSLRVPYWHDGQGVAVFEVQLTERGMAERAQIVAALRDWLHFMCTQAAWSELWDEYVQIRRRGRMGKEPLALLRYWIDPAAWTPSIDANRVQQALEMLGAQLHASKPIVLTVDAVSAVRSKRIEPVKAGFTLDLVAEQLPPSARTGWQWRLPERNRWLSERMQPGVAPLQMPTLRWLEQADAAGQGALYLRWRFAAGQPPTGLWHTLHAALRRHTLAAAQAGVELRFDDHGRNWCLTLFGYAEALPLILRDLVDLIKAPPPAACEEGRRLCNEAATSSADEMLIRQMLRRLPLVLAGAARDGDASLEQCALDQAWQQSHWDALAVGLPRHLSGPLQTVLARLPGLAVPGAEPHHESKPRYCWSRFGESGVETALVLFCPLPVRTAIIEASWRRLARLMEGAFFRRLRSELQLGYAVFCGYRQFGECPGIVFAVQSPSASAGEILDHIETFLDGFAGTLVEVAAADTEIGNHDGDLRRRGESLWQAHLAGFDGDHPEAVAAASANLDARAIRTQLQALRDAEGGWHVVANAEAPDSRWHSC, encoded by the coding sequence ATGACGCCAGACAGCGTTCCGCCTGCCGTGTTGCCGCAGTGGCACGTCCTGCCCAATGGCCTGCGGCTGGGCTTTATCCAGCTGCCAGCGGGCAACCAGGCAGCAGCCCTCGTTCGCGTGAACGCCGGCGCACACGATGCGCCGGGCGAATACCCAGGGCTCGCGCATTTTCTCGAACACCTGCTGTTCCTGGGTAGCCTGGCCTATGCGCCGACCCAGAGCCTGATGCCGTTCGTGCAGGGTTGTGCCGGGCAATTGAACGCTTCGACCCGTGAGCGTCATACCGATTTCTTCTTCCAGGTGCCTGGCGCTGCCTTCGGCGAGGCGCTCAAGCGCCTGCTCGACATGCTCGCTCGGCCTCTGCTCGACCCGGCGGCGCAGTTGCGCGAGCGCGAGGTGTTGCAGGCTGAATTCCTGGCCCGCGGGCGGGACCGGGAGACCCTGTGCGACGCCGCGATCGGTACGGCGCTGAGCTGTGCGCATCCATTTTCAGCGTTTCACGCGGGCAATCGCGAAACGCTGCCGGTAGAGGCGCCAGAGTTCCAGAAAGCGCTGACCGGCTATCACCAGCGCTTCTATCGAACCGGGCAGATGGAGCTGCTGGTCGCCGCGTCCGGCAGCCTTGAGCAGGTGCTGGAATTGCTGCAAAGCGACGAATGCCAGCTATCGGTCGCACCGAACGTCGCAAGACCGATACAGCCACTGCACGCCGACGATGGCGCCACCTTGCGTCTGAGCGTCGATGGCGCGCGGCCGTATCTGGATATCGCCTTCGCCCTCGATGGGTTGCCGAATGAAGCCTGTGTGGCGCTGGATGTGCTCGGCTCATGCTTGAGTTCGCAAGCCGACGGGAGTCTTTTCCAAGCCCTCAGCGACGCCCACTGGTGTGATGCCGTCTCGTTGCGCGTGCCGTACTGGCATGACGGGCAGGGTGTGGCCGTCTTCGAGGTGCAGTTGACCGAGCGCGGCATGGCGGAGCGCGCGCAGATCGTTGCGGCGCTGCGCGACTGGCTGCATTTCATGTGCACGCAGGCAGCCTGGTCCGAGCTATGGGACGAATATGTGCAGATCCGGCGGCGTGGGCGGATGGGCAAGGAGCCACTAGCCCTGCTGCGCTACTGGATTGACCCGGCTGCCTGGACGCCATCGATCGATGCGAATCGTGTGCAGCAGGCGCTCGAGATGCTGGGTGCGCAGCTTCACGCGAGCAAGCCGATCGTACTGACGGTGGACGCCGTAAGTGCCGTTCGGTCCAAGCGCATCGAGCCGGTAAAGGCTGGGTTCACGCTGGACCTGGTCGCCGAGCAGTTGCCGCCGTCAGCCAGGACTGGATGGCAATGGCGCCTGCCCGAACGCAATCGTTGGCTCAGTGAGCGCATGCAGCCGGGTGTGGCGCCGTTACAGATGCCAACTCTGCGCTGGCTCGAACAGGCCGATGCTGCAGGGCAGGGCGCGCTCTACCTGCGCTGGCGGTTTGCCGCGGGGCAACCACCGACAGGGCTCTGGCACACGCTGCACGCCGCGCTGCGCAGGCATACCCTCGCTGCGGCGCAAGCCGGCGTCGAGCTGCGCTTCGATGACCATGGGCGCAACTGGTGCCTGACGCTGTTCGGTTATGCCGAAGCGCTGCCGCTGATTCTTCGTGACCTTGTCGACCTCATCAAAGCGCCGCCGCCGGCAGCTTGCGAAGAAGGACGGCGCCTGTGCAACGAGGCCGCGACGTCCAGCGCCGACGAGATGCTGATTCGGCAGATGTTGCGCCGTCTGCCGCTGGTGCTCGCAGGAGCTGCACGAGACGGTGATGCGTCGCTGGAGCAATGCGCGCTCGATCAAGCCTGGCAACAGTCCCATTGGGATGCATTGGCGGTGGGGCTACCTCGGCATCTGAGTGGCCCGCTGCAGACGGTACTGGCTAGGTTGCCGGGGCTTGCCGTGCCCGGTGCCGAGCCTCACCACGAAAGCAAGCCGCGTTATTGCTGGTCGCGCTTTGGTGAGTCTGGCGTGGAAACCGCGTTGGTGCTGTTCTGTCCGCTACCGGTCCGGACAGCCATCATCGAGGCGAGCTGGCGGCGCCTGGCGCGATTGATGGAAGGCGCGTTCTTCCGTCGACTGCGCAGCGAACTGCAGCTCGGCTATGCGGTGTTCTGTGGCTATCGTCAGTTCGGCGAGTGTCCGGGCATCGTTTTCGCGGTGCAGTCTCCCAGCGCATCGGCCGGCGAGATTCTTGACCATATCGAAACCTTCCTCGACGGCTTTGCCGGTACGCTGGTTGAAGTCGCTGCGGCGGACACCGAGATCGGCAACCACGACGGCGACCTGCGCCGCCGCGGCGAGTCGCTATGGCAGGCGCACCTGGCCGGCTTCGATGGCGACCACCCCGAGGCGGTGGCTGCCGCGTCGGCCAACCTCGATGCCCGGGCCATCCGTACTCAGCTACAGGCGCTGCGCGATGCCGAAGGCGGCTGGCATGTGGTCGCCAATGCCGAAGCGCCCGACTCGCGTTGGCATTCTTGCTGA
- a CDS encoding porin, translating to MHNNKKAVSTLLPLVLASAVAMTVSQSAVAEIVLYDQDDTTFSTDGYFNTFYVHSDVERAGEQFDRKQSRVKMGFLPNWIGFNFGKQVGDLKLGGRSSFWVTINDSDTNGTETGIDVRQFYATAANEQWGEVLFGKDFGLFGRSNILLDEMLSGYGQVSDTLGLVDGGGVSFGNIGTGYPYPFPTSQITYRSPKMSGLRIAAGIMDPVDTTEDTSSTLDKAYQEAPRFETEITYEFEMGGTQFYTWINGMQQSSDNTDSSIDKVDSKGLGYGVQAKMGNLSLTASGFQAEGINPFFTNNAGEALLREVDSDGYLLQGSYRFGKNRVALSYGQTKDDGNGLGGEADYETRGIALFHSINDNLTLVAELNQFEIEGKDSPALDEETRTFAVGAALSF from the coding sequence ATGCACAACAACAAGAAAGCCGTATCAACCCTGTTGCCACTGGTTCTGGCCAGTGCCGTCGCCATGACCGTAAGCCAGTCGGCCGTCGCCGAAATCGTGCTTTACGATCAGGACGACACCACCTTTTCCACCGATGGTTACTTCAACACCTTCTACGTCCACAGCGACGTCGAGCGTGCCGGCGAGCAATTCGATCGCAAGCAGTCGCGGGTGAAGATGGGCTTCCTGCCCAACTGGATCGGTTTTAACTTCGGCAAGCAGGTCGGCGATCTCAAGCTGGGCGGCCGCTCCTCGTTCTGGGTGACCATCAACGACAGCGATACCAACGGCACCGAGACCGGTATCGACGTGCGTCAGTTCTATGCCACCGCGGCGAATGAGCAGTGGGGCGAAGTGCTGTTCGGTAAGGATTTCGGCCTGTTCGGCCGCTCCAACATCCTGCTCGACGAGATGCTCAGCGGTTACGGTCAGGTCAGCGACACCCTGGGGCTGGTCGATGGCGGCGGCGTCTCCTTCGGCAACATCGGTACCGGCTACCCGTATCCGTTCCCGACCTCGCAGATCACCTACCGTTCGCCGAAGATGAGCGGCCTGCGCATCGCTGCCGGCATCATGGATCCGGTGGATACCACCGAGGATACCTCGTCCACTCTGGACAAGGCCTACCAGGAAGCGCCGCGCTTCGAAACCGAGATCACCTACGAGTTCGAGATGGGCGGCACCCAGTTCTACACCTGGATCAACGGCATGCAGCAGAGCTCGGACAATACCGACAGCAGCATCGACAAGGTCGATTCCAAGGGCTTGGGTTACGGTGTGCAGGCCAAGATGGGCAACCTGTCGCTGACCGCCTCGGGCTTCCAGGCCGAAGGCATCAACCCCTTCTTCACCAACAACGCTGGCGAAGCGCTGCTGCGTGAAGTGGACAGCGACGGCTACCTGCTGCAGGGCTCCTACCGCTTCGGCAAGAACCGTGTCGCGCTGTCCTATGGCCAGACCAAGGATGACGGCAACGGTCTGGGTGGTGAGGCTGATTACGAGACCCGCGGTATCGCCCTATTCCACAGCATCAACGACAACCTGACCCTGGTCGCCGAGCTGAACCAGTTCGAGATCGAAGGCAAGGACAGCCCGGCGCTGGACGAAGAAACCCGCACCTTCGCAGTGGGTGCGGCGCTGAGTTTCTAA
- the nosP gene encoding nitric oxide-sensing protein NosP, protein MTDEQGEVIRTAMSDARLPETVAQDLARQLMHPHLGFVLFFCSAEYDLPALGDALRQYFGGVRLVGCTSAGEITSQGYGRSCVTAVGFDHRSFSIACELIDEMDRFSLIEAQQLVERLGSDCRSNSLAPIKDHSFALTLLDGLSSREEIVLSALSAAFGSIPHFGGSAGDDNHLSDTYVYYDGRFYSGAAIVVLINTWLDFEVFTTHHILPLEDKLVVTRADSNSRRVYELNAEPAAEEYARLIGVPVSDLDHRLFAAHPLAVRINEHYYVRSIQKVNEDLSLTFYCAVENGIVLTAMEPGPLMPNLEALFERLKQRLGPPLLTIGCDCFLRRLEIEGNDTSEQTSAFLRRQQVIGFNTYGEQFNGMHINQTFTGVAIGRPGGRAGR, encoded by the coding sequence GTGACTGATGAACAAGGCGAGGTAATACGCACGGCGATGTCCGACGCCCGGCTACCCGAAACGGTGGCACAGGACCTGGCACGCCAACTGATGCACCCGCATCTGGGCTTCGTGCTGTTCTTCTGTTCGGCTGAATATGACCTGCCGGCGCTGGGCGATGCGTTGCGCCAATACTTCGGTGGCGTGCGTCTGGTCGGTTGCACCTCGGCGGGCGAGATCACCTCCCAGGGCTATGGGCGTAGCTGCGTGACGGCGGTCGGCTTCGACCATCGCAGCTTTTCCATCGCCTGCGAGCTGATCGACGAGATGGACCGCTTCAGCCTGATCGAGGCGCAGCAACTGGTCGAGCGCCTGGGCAGCGACTGCCGCAGCAACTCGCTGGCGCCGATCAAGGACCACAGCTTTGCGCTGACGCTGCTCGACGGGCTGTCCAGTCGTGAGGAGATCGTGTTGTCCGCGCTCAGCGCCGCGTTCGGCAGTATTCCGCACTTCGGTGGTTCGGCCGGCGACGACAATCATCTCAGCGATACCTACGTCTATTACGACGGTCGTTTCTACAGCGGCGCGGCGATCGTGGTGCTGATCAACACCTGGCTGGATTTCGAAGTCTTTACCACCCATCACATCCTGCCGCTCGAAGACAAACTGGTGGTGACCCGCGCCGACAGCAACAGCCGGCGGGTCTACGAACTGAATGCCGAGCCGGCCGCGGAGGAATACGCACGGCTGATCGGCGTGCCGGTCAGCGATCTCGATCACCGCCTGTTCGCGGCCCACCCGCTGGCGGTGCGTATCAACGAGCATTACTACGTGCGCTCGATCCAGAAGGTCAACGAGGACCTGAGCCTGACCTTCTATTGCGCGGTGGAGAACGGCATCGTGCTCACCGCCATGGAACCCGGTCCGCTGATGCCGAATCTCGAAGCCCTGTTCGAGCGACTGAAACAGCGCCTCGGGCCGCCGCTGTTGACCATTGGTTGCGACTGCTTTCTGCGACGGCTGGAAATCGAAGGCAACGACACCAGCGAACAGACCTCGGCTTTTCTCCGACGCCAGCAGGTGATCGGCTTCAACACCTACGGAGAGCAGTTCAATGGCATGCACATCAACCAGACCTTCACCGGTGTCGCCATTGGCCGACCCGGAGGCCGGGCAGGTCGCTGA